In Phaseolus vulgaris cultivar G19833 chromosome 10, P. vulgaris v2.0, whole genome shotgun sequence, a single genomic region encodes these proteins:
- the LOC137816480 gene encoding uncharacterized protein — MPSSSQPGVIFNTTELIKNEYNPTGLASYIGMVLNAEKRARLAEVLSIRDDATAKASALVRPASPATQTAPIPPSTQTIPTPASPQTTPAPASPAPIAAVPLATVKASPPPAPLEKKKGWYSLLRTMRRTPWRAPSSKGARPQQ, encoded by the exons ATGCCAAGTTCTAGCCAGCCTGGGGTGATCTTCAACACCACAGAGCTTATAAAGAATGAGTATAACCCAACTGGACTTGCTAGTTACATTG GCATGGTGCTAAACGCAGAGAAGCGGGCTAGGTTGGCTGAGGTTTTGTCTATTCGTGATGACGCAACTGCTAAGGCAAGTGCCTTGGTACGTCCTGCCTCACCTGCCACCCAGACCGCTCCTATCCCACCTTCCACTCAAACCATCCCCACTCCTGCTTCTCCACAAACTACTCCTGCTCCCGCTTCTCCAGCCCCTATTGCTGCAGTTCCTTTGGCAACGGTCAAGGCTTCTCCACCTCCAGCCCCcctagagaaaaaaaaagggtGGTACTCATTGCTTCGGACGATGAGGAGGACACCATGGAGGGCCCCGTCTTCAAAAGGCGCAAGGCCGCAGCAGTAG